The Clostridium aceticum genomic interval ATTCAAGTAACTGTTAAGGATGAATTTGTTTATAATGAGATGATCACACATGTACCTTTATTTACACATCCTAACCCTGAAAAAGTATTAATTATCGGTGGTGGAGATGGCGGTGCTGCTAGGGAAGCTGCAAAGCATCCTAAAGTAAAGCAAGTAGATATGTGTGAAATTGATCCTGTAGTTATTGAAGCTTGCAGAGAATACTTGCCTGAGATGAGTGTTTCTTATGATAATCCTAAAGTAAACGTCATTACTAAGGATGGTATTGCTTTCATAAAAAATAATCCTAATACCTATGATGTAATCATTATAGATTCTTCAGACCCAGTAGGACCTGCTGTAGAATTATTCCAAAAGCAGTTTTACACCGATGTTCGAGGGGCATTGAAGGAAGACGGATTATTTGTATGTCAAAGTGAATCCTTATTTTTACATATGCAATTAATCAAGGATGTTTATACAAGTATAAGCAGTTTATTCCCGGTTGCAAGAGTATATACATCTACCAATGCTACTTATCCAGGTTTCCTATGGAGTTATACAATGGGTTCTAAAAAATATGATCCATTAGAAAAGGGTGAACTTGAGCCACAAACATTCCAAACAAAATACTACAATCATGATTTATTTAAGGCTTCTTTTGCACTACCTAATTTCTTAAAAGAAGAACTAGAACAAAAATAATTTATGTCAATAAAAAAAAGAAAGTCAGAGAAAAGATATTTTTCCTCTGGCTTTCTTTTTTCGACTCTGCTTTGCTTCTCTCAGAATATACATGTGTTACTCACACCACGAGGAAGGAAAGTGTCATTCTGAGC includes:
- the speE gene encoding polyamine aminopropyltransferase encodes the protein MPIILNEKHSTGLSMNWTVDKVLYHQKSDFQEVAILELQELGRALALDGAIQVTVKDEFVYNEMITHVPLFTHPNPEKVLIIGGGDGGAAREAAKHPKVKQVDMCEIDPVVIEACREYLPEMSVSYDNPKVNVITKDGIAFIKNNPNTYDVIIIDSSDPVGPAVELFQKQFYTDVRGALKEDGLFVCQSESLFLHMQLIKDVYTSISSLFPVARVYTSTNATYPGFLWSYTMGSKKYDPLEKGELEPQTFQTKYYNHDLFKASFALPNFLKEELEQK